The following coding sequences are from one SAR116 cluster alpha proteobacterium HIMB100 window:
- a CDS encoding phytoene/squalene synthetase (PFAM: Squalene/phytoene synthase) → MNSLSVNASAKAQGADHTAADALDTLAKNGKSFYWASRLLGRRMAQDAAELYQFCRLLDDIADGDAAGGKDRLELIRSQLVILNNRSMPDKTDPALGHYLGVMRRCALPVMPMIHLLDGLLLDQHPMLIKDEAELIRYAYQVAGTVGLLMCPVLGCRERTAFRFAVDMGMAMQLTNIARDILEDAHLGRRYLPQSWCGGISPAQLIACSAEPDTDTYKTVQASTDKLLQLADRYYQSGENGLGFLPPRARMGIAVAGQVYRRIGVRLHARGLRWGDGRVVTSPAEKLSASLGALNQLNKGKQAVHDQHLHQPIADLMSEALR, encoded by the coding sequence ATGAACAGCCTGTCAGTTAACGCCTCAGCCAAAGCGCAGGGCGCAGATCACACGGCTGCTGATGCGCTGGACACGCTCGCAAAAAATGGCAAAAGTTTTTATTGGGCGTCTCGGCTTTTAGGGCGGCGAATGGCGCAGGATGCAGCTGAATTATATCAGTTCTGCCGCCTGCTGGACGATATTGCCGATGGTGATGCTGCGGGGGGCAAAGATCGGCTGGAGCTTATCCGCAGTCAGCTTGTTATCCTGAATAACCGGTCCATGCCGGATAAGACAGATCCGGCGCTAGGTCATTATTTAGGGGTGATGCGGCGTTGTGCGCTGCCGGTCATGCCGATGATTCATTTGCTGGACGGGTTGCTGCTGGATCAACACCCTATGCTGATCAAAGATGAAGCTGAGCTGATCCGCTATGCCTATCAGGTGGCAGGCACAGTCGGCCTGTTGATGTGTCCTGTATTGGGCTGCCGCGAGCGGACCGCATTCCGTTTTGCAGTGGATATGGGGATGGCGATGCAACTGACCAATATTGCGCGCGATATTCTGGAAGATGCGCATCTGGGCAGACGCTATCTGCCGCAAAGCTGGTGCGGGGGCATCAGCCCGGCGCAGCTAATTGCCTGTTCAGCTGAACCAGACACAGACACCTATAAAACAGTGCAGGCGAGCACAGATAAATTGTTGCAGCTGGCTGACCGCTATTATCAGAGCGGCGAGAACGGGCTGGGGTTTCTGCCGCCCCGGGCCCGCATGGGCATTGCGGTTGCCGGACAGGTTTATCGACGGATTGGCGTGCGTTTGCATGCACGCGGCCTGAGATGGGGAGACGGCCGTGTGGTCACAAGCCCGGCAGAAAAGCTGAGCGCAAGCCTTGGTGCGCTGAACCAGCTGAACAAAGGGAAACAGGCTGTTCATGATCAACATCTGCACCAGCCTATTGCTGATCTGATGTCAGAGGCGCTGAGATGA
- a CDS encoding Lycopene cyclase protein (PFAM: Lycopene cyclase protein~TIGRFAM: lycopene cyclase family protein), translated as MIPQSEQQTGWQTGAPIAIIGAGCAGLSLARRLTLDGFKNIQLYGPLSPAATKGHSWGFWAAEGLADQIRLAAHRWPKWQIITEQQKITQSADTAPYCRLDSRTWLNHCLDTINGQVAHLADGRPDQNETLIFDSRPPSVPEGAMLQHFRGIEIKTNNPCFDPETAVLMDFRCDQSRGIHFIYLLPYSPNEALVESTMFSPTPEQDRFYDEAITRYLDAYWTTGGYQIRHQEKGCIPMAFLTPVDKSLLPIGANGGCVRPSSGYAFSFIQRQVDKISQQLATSRQGLSPSSLPRPIRRFDLFLDKIFLRVLRRHPDRAAELFARIAARLTGDEFARFMSGLAEFSTYAKLITAMPTGLFLKALWDEGKERQT; from the coding sequence ATGATTCCGCAGAGCGAACAACAGACAGGCTGGCAGACCGGCGCCCCAATTGCGATCATTGGGGCAGGATGTGCAGGCCTGTCGCTGGCCCGCCGCCTGACGCTGGATGGGTTCAAAAATATCCAGCTATATGGCCCCCTGTCACCTGCCGCCACGAAAGGACATAGCTGGGGGTTTTGGGCTGCAGAAGGGCTGGCAGATCAGATCCGCCTGGCCGCACATCGCTGGCCAAAATGGCAGATCATCACAGAGCAGCAGAAAATCACCCAAAGCGCAGACACCGCCCCCTATTGCCGTCTGGACAGCCGGACCTGGCTGAACCATTGTCTGGACACTATAAACGGACAGGTTGCGCATCTGGCTGACGGGCGGCCGGACCAGAATGAGACGCTGATCTTTGACAGCCGCCCGCCATCCGTTCCAGAGGGGGCGATGCTGCAGCATTTCAGAGGTATTGAGATCAAAACAAACAACCCTTGTTTTGACCCTGAAACAGCGGTTTTGATGGATTTCAGATGTGACCAGTCAAGAGGCATTCATTTTATCTATCTGCTGCCTTACAGCCCGAATGAGGCATTGGTTGAATCAACCATGTTTTCACCAACACCCGAACAAGACCGTTTCTATGATGAAGCCATAACGCGCTATCTGGATGCGTATTGGACCACTGGCGGATATCAGATCCGGCATCAGGAGAAGGGCTGCATCCCGATGGCCTTTTTAACCCCTGTTGATAAAAGCCTGTTGCCGATTGGCGCAAATGGGGGATGTGTGCGACCTTCATCAGGATATGCCTTCAGCTTTATTCAGCGGCAGGTCGACAAAATCAGCCAGCAACTGGCGACAAGCAGACAAGGGCTGAGCCCGTCCAGCCTGCCGCGCCCAATCCGCCGGTTTGATTTGTTTCTGGATAAAATATTCCTGCGTGTATTGCGCCGCCACCCTGACCGCGCAGCTGAGTTATTTGCCCGCATAGCGGCTCGTCTGACAGGTGATGAATTTGCCCGGTTCATGTCTGGCCTTGCGGAATTTTCGACTTATGCGAAACTGATCACAGCGATGCCGACAGGTCTGTTCCTAAAGGCCTTATGGGATGAGGGCAAGGAGCGCCAGACATGA
- a CDS encoding hypothetical protein (TIGRFAM: beta-carotene 15,15'-monooxygenase, Brp/Blh family): protein MDILSTTDLIALVAVMVIGLPHGAFDGAIAFCLGFGRSRGKMAGFLIMYLLLAGLSALIWSVSPVFALAAFLALTVVHFGTGDIQHLPPFGTGWGARALKACQILVHGGVVTILLPVFHQQEVAGLFTILAGPNAVLLMDALQPAFIIWLAAAAVYGLAGLTGRRYGPAALELAGLAIAVWLLPPLAGFALYFCVVHSRRHFTSIWTAMQMYVSRRAIMTSGAVLTGLSWAMGAGLYASQTLTGDFTADEAFIRTVFILLAALTVPHMLLVDTMYRPTLTKIAQS, encoded by the coding sequence ATGGACATATTGTCAACAACTGACCTCATCGCTCTTGTGGCGGTGATGGTGATTGGTCTGCCTCATGGGGCGTTTGACGGGGCGATTGCCTTTTGCCTGGGCTTTGGGCGCAGCCGTGGCAAAATGGCAGGGTTTTTAATCATGTATCTGTTGCTGGCCGGCCTGTCCGCGCTGATTTGGTCTGTATCGCCCGTTTTTGCACTGGCTGCTTTTTTAGCCCTGACAGTGGTGCATTTTGGCACTGGCGATATTCAGCATCTGCCGCCCTTCGGGACCGGATGGGGTGCACGCGCCCTGAAGGCCTGCCAGATTCTGGTTCATGGCGGTGTGGTGACCATTTTATTGCCCGTGTTTCATCAACAAGAGGTTGCTGGTCTGTTTACAATACTGGCCGGACCAAATGCGGTATTGCTGATGGACGCGTTGCAGCCGGCCTTTATCATCTGGCTGGCTGCAGCAGCGGTTTATGGCCTTGCCGGATTGACAGGGCGCAGATATGGCCCCGCCGCGCTTGAGCTGGCCGGGCTGGCGATTGCGGTCTGGCTGCTGCCGCCGTTGGCCGGTTTTGCGTTATATTTCTGTGTGGTGCATTCGCGCCGTCATTTCACCAGCATCTGGACAGCGATGCAGATGTATGTGAGCCGCCGGGCCATAATGACCAGCGGGGCTGTGCTGACTGGTCTGTCCTGGGCGATGGGGGCAGGCCTATATGCCAGCCAGACCCTCACCGGCGACTTTACAGCAGATGAAGCCTTTATCCGCACGGTGTTTATCCTGCTGGCCGCGCTGACGGTCCCGCATATGCTGCTGGTCGACACGATGTATCGCCCAACCTTAACAAAGATTGCCCAATCATGA
- a CDS encoding isopentenyl-diphosphate delta-isomerase, type 2 (PFAM: FMN-dependent dehydrogenase~TIGRFAM: isopentenyl-diphosphate delta-isomerase, type 2), with the protein MTPADDLKQAKTADRKNRHLDLAKANLPMTEHPLDHITLPYCALPECDLATINLSTTLFDCTLAAPLMITGMTGGTDRALAINLVLAEAAQTHRIALGLGSQRASLESGQSQAEVRRIAPDAVLVGNLGAAQLAAADGLKLAQAAVADIKANALAIHLNPLQEAIQPEGDHDWTGVLAAIEAAVTTLPCPVLVKEVGAGLSAEVVRKLASIGVRHMDVAARGGTNWAEIELQRRSAEDAATYQPFLSAGLMLPDAIIQARAVSQQLCLIASGGVRHGLDAAKCLYLGADIVGMAGQILRATEDDDTNLRPDRLAEELERIQHQLRLSLYLSGSPHLRAFKQLNSAQ; encoded by the coding sequence ATGACCCCAGCAGATGACCTAAAGCAGGCGAAGACCGCTGATCGGAAAAACCGCCATCTGGATCTGGCCAAAGCCAATCTGCCGATGACCGAGCATCCGCTGGATCACATCACTCTGCCTTATTGTGCATTACCGGAATGTGATCTGGCCACGATTAACCTCAGCACAACATTATTTGATTGCACGCTGGCGGCCCCCTTAATGATCACAGGCATGACCGGCGGAACTGACCGCGCACTGGCCATTAATCTAGTCCTGGCAGAAGCCGCCCAGACCCACCGCATCGCCCTGGGGCTGGGTTCACAGCGAGCCAGTCTGGAATCCGGCCAGAGCCAGGCAGAAGTGCGCCGCATCGCCCCTGATGCGGTTTTGGTTGGCAATCTGGGCGCCGCCCAACTGGCCGCAGCTGACGGGCTGAAGCTGGCACAGGCCGCAGTGGCAGATATCAAAGCCAATGCGCTGGCGATCCATTTAAACCCGCTGCAAGAAGCCATCCAGCCAGAAGGTGATCATGACTGGACAGGTGTTCTGGCGGCGATTGAAGCTGCGGTGACCACCCTGCCCTGTCCGGTTCTAGTCAAAGAAGTAGGCGCAGGTCTGTCCGCAGAGGTGGTCCGTAAATTGGCCAGCATCGGGGTGCGTCATATGGATGTCGCTGCAAGAGGCGGGACTAACTGGGCAGAGATAGAACTGCAGAGACGCAGCGCAGAAGATGCGGCAACCTATCAGCCGTTTCTGTCTGCCGGACTGATGCTGCCAGACGCGATTATTCAGGCCCGTGCGGTGTCTCAGCAGCTCTGTCTGATTGCTTCAGGTGGCGTGCGTCATGGGCTGGATGCCGCAAAATGCCTGTATTTAGGCGCAGATATTGTTGGTATGGCTGGCCAGATCCTGCGGGCTACAGAAGATGATGACACGAATCTGCGCCCTGACCGGCTGGCAGAGGAGCTGGAGCGGATCCAACACCAATTACGCCTGAGCCTGTATTTGTCTGGTTCACCCCATTTGCGTGCATTCAAACAGCTCAACTCTGCGCAGTAA
- a CDS encoding molybdopterin converting factor, large subunit (PFAM: MoaE protein) — protein MADITITTDNFNAGDEIEALRLAGVGAIVTFTGIVRDKAEHPDLTAMTLEHFPGMTEQEIQAIIDEARTRWPLQGVRVIHRVGRLLPQENIVFVGTASAHRQAAFDSASFIMDYLKTKAPFWKKEETPAGASWVEARDCDDKALEKWQG, from the coding sequence ATGGCTGATATCACCATTACAACAGATAATTTCAACGCCGGGGACGAGATAGAGGCCCTGCGCCTGGCCGGGGTCGGGGCGATTGTGACCTTTACCGGCATTGTGCGTGACAAAGCAGAGCATCCGGATTTGACCGCGATGACGCTTGAACATTTTCCGGGCATGACGGAACAGGAAATTCAGGCCATTATTGATGAGGCACGCACAAGATGGCCGCTACAGGGGGTCAGGGTTATTCACCGTGTTGGCCGGTTGCTGCCACAGGAAAATATCGTCTTTGTTGGCACCGCCTCTGCCCACCGCCAGGCTGCTTTTGATAGCGCCTCTTTCATTATGGATTACCTGAAAACCAAAGCCCCGTTTTGGAAAAAAGAAGAAACGCCGGCCGGGGCATCCTGGGTTGAAGCGCGTGACTGCGATGATAAAGCGCTTGAAAAATGGCAGGGCTGA
- a CDS encoding molybdopterin converting factor, subunit 1 (PFAM: ThiS family~TIGRFAM: molybdopterin converting factor, subunit 1, non-archaeal), whose amino-acid sequence MKILYFAWMREHTGCASEQIDLPEDVHTVAELVTYLADQSAGHATALRNLKTVRIAVNRKYAALDTPISSADEVAFFPPVTGG is encoded by the coding sequence ATGAAGATCCTCTATTTTGCCTGGATGCGTGAACATACCGGTTGTGCGTCTGAACAGATTGATCTGCCAGAAGATGTGCATACAGTCGCTGAACTGGTGACCTATCTGGCGGACCAGTCAGCAGGGCATGCCACAGCTTTGCGTAATCTGAAGACTGTGCGCATTGCGGTAAACCGGAAATATGCAGCTCTGGATACGCCCATAAGCTCAGCTGATGAAGTGGCCTTTTTCCCACCGGTCACAGGGGGCTAA
- a CDS encoding molybdenum cofactor synthesis domain protein (PFAM: Probable molybdopterin binding domain; MoeA N-terminal region (domain I and II); MoeA C-terminal region (domain IV)~TIGRFAM: molybdenum cofactor synthesis domain): MPHPVTTPYEEARALLLAAAENRAPDAEHLPLSAALGRVLAADLTSPFNLPQTDNAAVDGYAVHADFLAAHPDHLFTIIGTARAGHPFAGRALPGQAVQVFTGAVMPQGPDCVLMHEDCQISAEGVICGKLLKSGTNMRPAGENLATGERVAAKGTRLSPADIGQLAAAGFADAPVFCPLHIGLISTGDELVEAGADRFTGQIFDSNRPMLAALCRQHGVQLTDFGIVEDNRASLTAAYHKALEVCDVIISSGGASDGLEDHTQGAMNDIGAEPVFWRLAMKPGRPMAAGQRAKQMIFCLPGNPVAAFVCFRLLVSPVLDRLAGAFVRLPLSLMVPSGFEHKKQPGRAEFLRARLETTADGAQQAVLHGRKGAGVISSLTGADGLVEIPFSATGLGIGQPVRFYPFHEVAL; this comes from the coding sequence ATGCCGCATCCGGTCACCACCCCTTATGAAGAGGCCCGCGCGCTGTTGCTGGCGGCAGCAGAAAACAGGGCACCAGATGCTGAACATCTGCCTTTATCTGCTGCTCTTGGCCGGGTTCTGGCTGCTGACCTGACCAGCCCGTTTAACCTGCCGCAAACAGATAATGCCGCGGTTGATGGCTATGCTGTGCATGCTGATTTTCTGGCGGCTCATCCGGACCATCTGTTCACAATCATTGGCACGGCACGGGCGGGGCATCCGTTTGCGGGCAGGGCTCTGCCCGGCCAGGCGGTCCAGGTCTTTACCGGCGCGGTGATGCCGCAAGGCCCGGATTGCGTGCTGATGCATGAAGATTGCCAAATCTCTGCTGAAGGGGTCATCTGCGGCAAGTTGCTGAAATCAGGGACCAATATGCGCCCTGCAGGGGAAAATCTGGCGACAGGGGAACGTGTTGCTGCAAAAGGCACCCGCCTCAGCCCGGCTGATATAGGCCAGTTGGCAGCAGCGGGATTTGCGGATGCTCCGGTGTTCTGCCCGCTTCACATTGGCCTTATCTCAACAGGCGATGAGCTGGTAGAGGCAGGTGCGGACCGGTTCACAGGCCAGATATTTGACAGCAACAGGCCGATGCTGGCCGCCCTCTGCCGTCAGCATGGCGTCCAGCTGACTGATTTCGGCATTGTTGAGGATAACAGGGCCAGCCTGACGGCAGCCTATCACAAAGCCTTGGAAGTGTGTGATGTCATTATCTCTTCTGGCGGGGCGTCTGACGGCCTTGAAGATCACACTCAAGGTGCGATGAATGATATCGGCGCAGAACCTGTATTCTGGCGGCTGGCAATGAAACCGGGGCGGCCAATGGCGGCTGGCCAGCGCGCAAAGCAGATGATTTTTTGTCTGCCTGGTAATCCGGTGGCAGCTTTTGTTTGTTTTCGCCTGCTGGTCAGCCCGGTTCTGGACCGGCTTGCCGGTGCTTTTGTGCGCTTGCCGCTCAGCCTGATGGTGCCCAGCGGATTTGAACATAAAAAACAGCCGGGGCGAGCTGAATTTTTGCGGGCCCGACTCGAAACAACCGCTGATGGGGCTCAACAGGCGGTTTTGCATGGGCGAAAGGGGGCAGGTGTGATCTCGTCATTGACAGGGGCAGACGGGCTTGTTGAAATACCGTTTTCGGCGACCGGGCTGGGGATTGGCCAGCCGGTTCGTTTTTATCCGTTTCATGAGGTGGCGTTATGA
- a CDS encoding molybdopterin-guanine dinucleotide biosynthesis protein MobB (PFAM: Molybdopterin guanine dinucleotide synthesis protein B~TIGRFAM: molybdopterin-guanine dinucleotide biosynthesis protein MobB), whose protein sequence is MTEVRMKHGSAALFGLAGWSGSGKTTLAEQLITELTAQGLKMATIKHAHHEFDADTPGKDSWRHRKAGAAQVLVSSAIRSAHFVEHEAGEPRLEDLLNRLQPCDLVLIEGFKREAVPKLEIYRASVGKPHIWPDDPQIIAVASDSLLPDCPLPVLDLNDIPVIAAFVREATGLKGR, encoded by the coding sequence ATGACAGAAGTGCGCATGAAGCACGGGTCTGCGGCCCTGTTTGGTCTGGCGGGCTGGTCAGGGTCAGGCAAGACCACACTTGCTGAACAGCTGATAACAGAACTGACAGCACAAGGGCTGAAGATGGCCACGATTAAACATGCTCATCATGAATTTGATGCTGACACACCTGGCAAGGACAGCTGGCGTCACCGCAAGGCCGGGGCGGCCCAAGTACTGGTCTCTTCTGCGATCCGCTCAGCACATTTTGTTGAACATGAAGCTGGAGAGCCGCGCCTGGAGGATTTGTTAAACCGGCTTCAGCCGTGTGATTTGGTGCTGATAGAAGGCTTTAAGCGTGAAGCTGTGCCCAAGCTGGAAATCTACCGCGCATCAGTGGGTAAACCCCATATCTGGCCAGATGATCCACAGATTATTGCGGTTGCCAGTGACAGTCTGCTGCCGGACTGCCCGCTGCCGGTTCTGGACTTGAATGATATTCCGGTTATTGCTGCTTTTGTACGAGAGGCCACTGGCCTGAAAGGCAGATAA
- a CDS encoding molybdenum cofactor biosynthesis protein A (PFAM: Molybdenum Cofactor Synthesis C; Radical SAM superfamily~TIGRFAM: molybdenum cofactor biosynthesis protein A, bacterial), giving the protein MDDVISPAPQPAPSAAGNQLIDPFGRAVDYIRISVTDRCDFRCVYCMAEEMTFLPKKDLLTLEELEQVCRTFMSMGTRKIRLTGGEPLVRRNIIQLIRNLGAEVKTGNLDELTITTNGSQLTKMADDLAEAGVRRLNVSIDTLDKDKFKLITRWGDLDKVLDGMKAARDAGLSIKLNAVALKGVNDDELGDMVAWAGDQGYDMTIIEVMPMGDIGNENRVDQYLPVSVVRSRLAKRFTLTDSDYVSAGPARYVNVAETGRRLGFITPLTHNFCESCNRVRLTCTGQLYMCLGQDDNANLATALREQGEDGLREAIISAIARKPKGHDFVINRREARAVGRHMNVTGG; this is encoded by the coding sequence ATGGATGATGTCATCTCACCCGCGCCACAGCCGGCTCCCAGCGCTGCCGGCAACCAGCTGATTGATCCCTTTGGCCGGGCGGTCGATTACATCCGCATTTCAGTCACGGACCGATGCGATTTCAGATGTGTCTATTGCATGGCAGAGGAAATGACCTTTCTACCAAAAAAAGACCTGTTGACCTTGGAAGAGCTGGAACAGGTCTGTCGTACCTTCATGTCTATGGGGACCCGTAAAATCAGGCTGACCGGGGGCGAGCCTCTGGTCAGGCGCAACATCATCCAGCTGATCCGCAATTTAGGCGCTGAGGTGAAAACAGGGAACCTGGACGAGCTGACCATTACCACCAACGGCAGCCAGCTGACCAAAATGGCTGATGATCTGGCAGAAGCAGGGGTGCGCCGGCTGAATGTGTCTATCGATACTCTTGACAAAGATAAATTCAAACTGATTACCCGATGGGGCGATCTGGACAAGGTTCTGGACGGAATGAAAGCGGCCCGGGATGCAGGACTGTCTATCAAGCTGAATGCGGTTGCCTTAAAAGGGGTCAATGATGACGAGCTTGGCGATATGGTCGCCTGGGCCGGTGACCAGGGTTATGATATGACCATTATTGAGGTCATGCCGATGGGCGATATCGGCAATGAAAACCGGGTTGATCAGTATTTGCCTGTATCTGTAGTCCGCTCACGTCTGGCCAAACGCTTTACCCTGACTGATTCTGATTATGTCAGCGCGGGGCCTGCCCGTTATGTGAACGTTGCGGAAACCGGCCGCCGTTTGGGCTTCATCACGCCCTTAACGCATAATTTTTGTGAAAGCTGTAACCGTGTGCGGCTGACCTGTACGGGCCAGCTTTACATGTGTCTTGGGCAGGATGATAACGCCAATCTGGCCACCGCCTTGCGGGAACAGGGTGAAGACGGTTTGCGCGAAGCGATTATTTCGGCGATTGCCCGCAAACCAAAGGGCCATGATTTTGTGATTAACAGGCGTGAGGCCAGGGCCGTCGGCCGTCATATGAATGTGACCGGCGGGTAA
- a CDS encoding trypsin-like serine protease with C-terminal PDZ domain (PFAM: Trypsin), with protein sequence MLTRTSMRTALAVLAVLWFALPLRADHGPHSYQAVAASVMPVLPTWPGYNRPGFGAPPGTAPEGTGFVVARPAGQMQDSHYLLTAAHVVDRATRIEVVSPQGQRVDVRLLASDPDTDLALLELPFSAPAVQLHAQTPLVGAHVCAAGNSFGLGISLSCGVVSATGRSGIGFNAVEDFIQTDAAVNPGASGGILVNGDGQALGLINAIFTKSEDSDAGVNFAVSAALIEQVMLKWEEQTDVFTH encoded by the coding sequence ATGCTCACCAGAACAAGCATGCGCACAGCCCTGGCCGTTCTGGCCGTGTTGTGGTTTGCACTTCCCCTGCGGGCAGATCATGGCCCGCACAGCTATCAGGCTGTCGCTGCATCTGTTATGCCGGTTCTGCCGACATGGCCGGGCTATAACCGGCCGGGATTTGGTGCACCGCCCGGGACCGCCCCTGAAGGGACCGGATTTGTGGTTGCCCGACCCGCCGGCCAGATGCAGGACAGCCATTATCTTCTGACCGCGGCGCATGTGGTGGACAGGGCGACACGTATTGAAGTGGTCAGCCCTCAGGGCCAGCGTGTGGATGTCCGGCTTCTGGCGTCTGATCCCGATACTGATCTTGCATTGCTGGAATTGCCCTTTTCTGCGCCTGCGGTTCAGCTGCACGCGCAAACACCGCTTGTTGGGGCGCATGTCTGTGCAGCGGGAAACAGCTTTGGTCTGGGGATCAGCCTGTCCTGTGGTGTGGTGTCTGCAACGGGCCGGTCCGGCATTGGCTTTAATGCGGTTGAAGATTTCATCCAAACAGACGCAGCTGTGAACCCTGGTGCATCTGGCGGTATTCTGGTGAATGGAGACGGCCAGGCTTTAGGCCTGATCAACGCCATCTTCACAAAATCTGAAGACAGTGATGCCGGGGTAAATTTTGCTGTTTCAGCTGCTCTTATCGAACAGGTGATGTTGAAATGGGAGGAACAGACAGATGTTTTTACCCACTGA
- a CDS encoding WD40 repeat-containing protein (PFAM: WD domain, G-beta repeat; Cytochrome c), whose product MRRVLVFCAAVGLMMGAGSASALEQYTAHGGPVKHLTLSPDGDLMVSASFDYSAVLWSVPDMADTATLIGHNAAVNVADFSPDGRWLVTGGDDNQILLWSVADIASRGDQTGPFALNSHQGKIVDFAFSADGRYLASASWDGFIGLWDMALARNQLDQLPYMLRGHDGPVNHVQFSADGTHLYSAGYDGHIRHWRVSDGMYLRSVIRNGWGVNVMLADEARNFLAYGSTDGAMVIAALDTGEDLLRMGEERTPVLSLGLNRAGDQLAFGDAKGRIKIVDLTRTALLRDFRAANGPIWSVMFMPQNGDMMIASLDDFITKWQIHDFPPQILDTPGPARRFNPSTELSNGERQFARKCSVCHTLVPDGARRAGPTLYNLFGRQAGTLPGYNYSQALLDSDIIWAEDTIHRLFTDGPDVVTPGTKMPIQRMKNEADRYDLIAYLKQATKPVD is encoded by the coding sequence ATGCGCAGGGTACTGGTATTTTGCGCGGCAGTGGGTCTGATGATGGGGGCCGGTTCTGCATCTGCCCTTGAACAATATACAGCGCACGGCGGACCGGTAAAACATCTGACTCTGTCACCAGACGGCGATCTGATGGTTTCAGCCAGCTTTGATTATTCAGCTGTTCTGTGGTCTGTGCCTGATATGGCTGATACCGCTACACTGATCGGTCATAATGCTGCTGTGAATGTAGCGGACTTTTCGCCTGATGGCCGCTGGCTGGTCACCGGCGGAGATGATAACCAGATATTGCTGTGGTCGGTTGCAGATATTGCCAGCAGGGGGGATCAAACAGGTCCTTTTGCGCTGAACAGCCATCAGGGAAAGATTGTCGATTTCGCCTTTTCGGCTGATGGCCGGTATCTGGCTTCGGCCAGCTGGGATGGGTTTATTGGCTTGTGGGACATGGCCCTTGCCCGCAATCAGCTGGACCAGCTGCCTTATATGCTGCGGGGGCATGACGGGCCGGTAAATCATGTCCAGTTTTCTGCAGATGGCACGCATCTTTACAGCGCAGGATATGATGGCCATATCCGGCACTGGCGGGTGTCGGACGGGATGTATCTGCGGTCTGTCATCCGCAATGGGTGGGGTGTGAATGTGATGCTGGCTGACGAAGCCCGCAATTTTCTGGCCTATGGATCAACAGACGGCGCCATGGTGATCGCTGCCCTGGACACGGGTGAAGATCTGTTGCGTATGGGTGAAGAACGGACACCTGTTCTGTCATTGGGCCTGAACCGTGCGGGTGACCAGCTGGCCTTTGGCGATGCCAAGGGCCGGATTAAAATTGTTGACCTGACCAGAACTGCGCTGTTGCGCGATTTTCGTGCTGCCAACGGGCCAATCTGGTCGGTGATGTTTATGCCGCAAAATGGCGACATGATGATCGCCAGCCTGGATGATTTTATCACCAAATGGCAGATTCATGATTTTCCGCCCCAGATATTAGACACGCCCGGCCCGGCCCGCCGGTTTAACCCCTCAACAGAACTCAGCAATGGTGAACGCCAGTTTGCGCGCAAATGTTCGGTTTGCCACACGCTCGTGCCTGATGGGGCGCGCCGTGCCGGGCCGACCTTATATAATCTGTTTGGCCGGCAAGCGGGCACGCTGCCGGGATATAATTATTCACAAGCGCTTTTGGATTCAGATATAATCTGGGCAGAAGACACCATTCACAGACTGTTTACCGATGGCCCTGATGTGGTGACGCCGGGAACAAAAATGCCTATTCAGCGGATGAAAAATGAAGCGGACAGATATGATCTGATCGCCTATCTGAAGCAAGCGACAAAACCAGTTGATTAA